The following are from one region of the Pocillopora verrucosa isolate sample1 chromosome 3, ASM3666991v2, whole genome shotgun sequence genome:
- the LOC131780684 gene encoding adenosine receptor A3-like, translating to MDLNTWNMFWRLCFGFLATLIVAGNILNIWMFSKLRRRKRSSFLLIGLGVADLLVGGLAIPLFIAAFESASITTRRVFSIVDMFTSTSSIYTLAVISLERMFAIGWPVRHRTANFRIYICAISIPWIIAAIFTVLTDVYVYIIKRYSVIYLLVFFPATPLLVMCVAYYVIWRKQKSPICNHSNVIREAKLANTLFLITGASVFTWLPFQIINILVSLHVFPSFSHLQLTVFIIRVLQYSNSFVNVIIYPLRIPEFKNFLLHLLRCCVGPHRIFRAGVLPSAESGSVVSLVRFTSRQFLSPNSKQESAV from the coding sequence ATGGATCTCAACACATGGAATATGTTCTGGAGGTTatgttttggatttttggcaACTTTGATCGTTGCTGGAAATATTCTAAACATCTGGATGTTTTCTAAGCTGAGACGCCGAAAGCGTTCCTCATTTCTTCTGATCGGTTTGGGCGTGGCTGATTTACTGGTTGGAGGACTGGCCATTCCTCTTTTCATAGCGGCATTTGAATCAGCTTCAATAACAACACGGCGTGTTTTCAGCATTGTTGACATGTTTACAAGTACATCGTCCATTTATACACTTGCAGTCATTTCCTTGGAAAGAATGTTCGCTATCGGTTGGCCCGTTCGTCATAGAACTGCAAACTTTCGTATTTATATCTGTGCCATTTCCATACCGTGGATCATAGCAGCAATATTCACTGTTCTCACTGATGTATACGTATACATCATTAAAAGATACAGTGTAATCTACcttctagttttttttcctgcaacaCCTCTATTAGTTATGTGTGTAGCTTATTATGTTATTTGGAGGAAACAAAAATCACCAATATGTAACCATAGCAATGTCATCAGAGAGGCCAAATTAGCAAACACATTATTTTTGATAACAGGAGCTTCTGTTTTTACCTGGCTTCCATTCCAGATTATTAACATATTAGTAAGTTTGCatgtttttccatctttttctcATCTGCAACTGACAGTATTCATCATCAGGGTTTTACAATACAGCAATTCTTTCGTAAACGTAATCATCTATCCACTAAGAATtccagaatttaaaaacttcctGCTACACTTGCTTCGTTGTTGTGTAGGTCCTCATCGCATATTTAGAGCTGGAGTTTTACCATCAGCTGAGTCTGGGTCAGTTGTATCCTTAGTAAGATTTACAAGTAGGCAGTTCTTATCACCGAACTCTAAACAGGAGAGTGcagtttga